From Penicillium psychrofluorescens genome assembly, chromosome: 6, one genomic window encodes:
- a CDS encoding uncharacterized protein (ID:PFLUO_009301-T1.cds;~source:funannotate), whose translation MARGTGLKRRSVWNDEDLENPKSPRKFVACERCHAHKIKCSGDLPCSKCLAVGCADECKFATRDRQVKVSENYLDQLLSENRRLREQSATATEVADSVTRPSRPAEILPDAGSTSIQNPLIGDRAWFHRYDPSSPPIYIGEAACSAFATRFRRFLTGNNATAHIPRTQYVREEKIVAANEADVQWPSLNHARLLVRIAIHQIGHIYHLMMRKSTMDKLEEIYQTASFDCTANKCKFFALFAFGQAYSVRTELTPGSRVPGTPYFARAMSLVQILPERTSVTHLETLLLLSLFSYYLNRRHCSYVLVGNAMRMGLTIGLNHNIPESQLIDPVERQHRIQIWWTIYIFDRMWGSKMGLPMQILDEDIHVDMPSPIAPKQLHDEELSDTEYMSANIKLARIVGETITKLYSRRKYQETFLQRVQKLLKALKNWVDTLPESLRLNMEDIESSKKPVLSLHLAFNQCVILATRPTLLHLLMTLSEADATRPNRDSATSGSVSQPVLTLGEACIHAARHSLSMILTRWISGSMPTFGYFHAHYLFSSALILAMSSFVPIGNPNDMGGFDSALDILRSMTENGNLAAAEFYHNLEQVKLCLDGYRDARRPRADFAVGTTNPASASGPSSATGLSSALASASVAGVPGTIAAEMPLISADNELLAGQTQTASDAEAYTYTLPVRDTICGYTTEMAFLEPTMQDFLAQSDIDLGLLHPVDTLLDEAENLYTSHEF comes from the exons ATGGCACGAGGCACAGGGCTGAAAAGACGCTCTGTATGGAATGACGAGGATCTTGAAAACCCCAAAAGCCCAAGGAAATTTGTCGCCTGCGAAAGATGCCATGCGCATAAGATCAAATGCTCCGGCGACCTGCCGTGTAGCAAATGTCTCGCGGTCGGATGTGCAGACGAATGCAAATTTGCTACCCGAGATCGGCAAGTGAAAGTGAGCGAGAACTATCTCGACCAGCTCCTATCGGAAAACCGACGCCTGAGGGAGCAGTCGGCCACCGCGACCGAAGTAGCCGACTCGGTAACCCGACCGTCTCGGCCAGCAGAGATCCTTCCGGACGCGGGCAGCACGAGTATCCAGAACCCATTGATCGGCGATCGGGCTTGGTTCCACCGCTATGAcccgtcttcgccgcctATCTATATCGGCGAGGCCGCCTGTTCGGCATTTGCCACGCGCTTTCGTCGCTTCTTGACCGGAAACAATGCAACGGCGCATATTCCACGAACTCAATATGTTCgtgaggagaagatcgtggCCGCAAATGAAGCTGATGTGCAGTGGCCTAGTCTTAACCATGCTCGGCTGCTGGTCAGGATTGCCATCCATCAGATCGGTCATATATATCATCTAATGATGCGCAAATCCACCATGGATAAGCTCGAAGAGATCTATCAGACGGCTAGTTTTGACTGCACCGCCAATAAGTGCAAGTTTTTTGCACTGTTTGCTTTCGGACAGGCGTATTCTGTTCGCACTGAGCTCACGCCGGGATCGAGAGTGCCTGGTACACCATACTTTGCGAGGGCCATGAGTCTCGTCCAGATCCTACCGGAACGAACGAGTGTCACACATTTGGAAACCTTGCTGTTACTG TCACTATTCTCGTATTATCTCAATAGGCGCCATTGTTCGTATGTTCTGGTCGGGAACGCAATGCGAATGGGTCTCACAATTGGCTTGAACCACAACATTCCAGAATCCCAGCTCATTGACCCGGTTGAGAGGCAGCACCGCATCCAGATTTGGTGGACTATCTACATCTTCGATCGCATGTGGGGATCGAAAATGGGTCTTCCCATGCAGATTCTGGACGAAGATATTCACGTTGACATGCCGTCACCGATTGCTCCCAAACAGCTTCATGACGAAGAGCTGTCGGATACAGAATATATGTCGGCCAATATCAAGTTGGCAAGGATTGTGGGGGAGACAATTACGAAGCTATACAGCCGCCGAAAATACCAGGAGACTTTTTTACAACGAGTTCAAAAGCTGCTGAAGGCACTAAAGAATTGGGTTGATACGCTGCCCGAAAGTCTGCGGTTGAACATGGAGGATATAGAATCGAGCAAGAAGCCGGTTCTTTCATTACATTTGGCCTTCAATCAG TGTGTTATTCTCGCTACACGACCAactcttctccatctcctcatgACCCTGAGTGAAGCCGACGCCACAAGACCGAATCGAGACTCTGCTACTTCTGGTTCCGTCTCCCAGCCTGTCCTCACCCTCGGTGAGGCTTGTATCCATGCAGCCCGGCACTCACTCTCGATGATCCTGACCCGCTGGATCAGTGGGTCTATGCCTACATTCGGCTACTTCCACGCTCATTACCTATTTTCCTCGGCTCTGATTCTAGCAATGTCAAGTTTCGTCCCAATTGGCAACCCCAACGATATGGGCGGCTTTGACTCTGCCTTGGATATATTACGCTCCATGACTGAGAACGGCAACCTTGCTGCGGCCGAATTCTACCATAACTTGGAGCAGGTCAAACTCTGCTTGGATGGCTACCGGGATGCCCGACGTCCACGCGCTGATTTTGCTGTTGGCACTACAAATCCCGCTTCCGCCAGCGGCCCCAGCTCGGCTACGGGATTATCCTCGGCATTGGCATCAGCCTCCGTAGCGGGTGTTCCAGGGACAATAGCCGCTGAAATGCCCCTGATCTCCGCCGATAACGAACTGCTCGCGGGCCAGACCCAGACAGCCAGCGATGCCGAGGCGTACACATATACTCTTCCTGTCAGGGACACGATCTGCGGGTACACGACTGAGATGGCCTTTTTAGAACCGACTATGCAAGACTTCCTGGCACAGTCAGATATCGATCTGGGACTGCTGCATCCTGTCGACACATTGTTGGACGAGGCAGAGAATCTTTATACATCGCATGAGTTTTAG
- a CDS encoding uncharacterized protein (ID:PFLUO_009302-T1.cds;~source:funannotate): MSENHRLRPLPADQAEWKQPEPAIFFGGARAVPEVQSAPASFSTNTDAPSGRDDQADLNAGPMAKVAIPRTTPSSSSNSSGRVSRACDNCRDAKAKCSGHQPCNRCQDNGQRCSYGDRKREKTAKQLSDLTSQIETYEALLRDLYPRLDTACARHVDQTLPAFSSLVARSSEPVQLESPPPSVPRAADNSPSPLGVVDYTREDFIRDEQLQAMGFVGEHSEIAWLFRLKRDLNQASSSTPNDPPTDAPSIISVNYFQDESDVSVLTDVDPFVGPPYAIAKQLIDRYFDRAHHAFPVIGKKFFLNQWRSVYSNPKLRPWKPWLGVMNMVLAIASRHLLLVGDPPPSDPNEHVVYFSRAWRLSMGNTALLDHPNVTKVQFEGLTAFYLLSIGQVNRAWRMIGIAIRSAVAMGLHLRSETDSIPHESKETVYRVWWALFMLDTVLCEMTGRPPSKIFSTTPLPTPFKEEDLNDEHVARFIMDKVVRDNLVLLLLSRGQGFSPSESLADRIHRLRLGLNEEEQGEHGTDLLTETLTTNISLYFLYAVDLAFLMREAIDRLYAPAANRQSWLEIEDTISTLIARADDWHSRLPLEFQFTIMDTGQPLACQRISLAFRFYTTKLMISQPCLHRCVAHSQTKVDPPSARCDTIASMCIEMASQMLGILPDEPTVQNMALFYDFSPWWCALHYVVQLTTILLVKLSRTMPGNEEYTSLVDKVKKAARWIRKMSFKDPFSQRAWVVCEELISQLDPRIELDVDAGI, translated from the exons ATGAGCGAGAATCATCGCCTTCGTCCGCTCCCTGCCGACCAGGCGGAGTGGAAGCAACCTGAGCCGGCGATATTCTTTGGCGGTGCTCGGGCTGTTCCTGAAGTCCAATCCGCACCGGCTAGCTTTTCCACCAATACCGACGCCCCGTCTGGCCGCGATGACCAGGCCGATCTCAATGCTGGGCCCATGGCTAAAGTGGCCATCCCGCGGACGACTCCGTCCAGTTCTTCAAACAGCAGCGGCCGAGTCAGTCGCGCATGTGACAACTGCCGCGATGCCAAAGCAAAATGCAGCGGCCACCAGCCGTGCAATCGCTGCCAGGACAATGGGCAGCGCTGCTCCTACGGCGACCGCAAGCGCGAGAAGACGGCCAA ACAATTGAGCGATCTCACCTCCCAGATTGAAACCTACGAAGCTCTCCTGCGCGACCTATATCCCAGGCTGGATACCGCCTGCGCCCGCCATGTCGACCAGACGCTGCccgccttctcctctcttgTGGCCCGCTCTTCTGAACCTGTCCAACTCGAAAGTCCGCCACCATCTGTGCCTAGGGCTGCTGACAATTCCCCTTCTCCGTTAGGAGTTGTAGACTACACACGAGAAGACTTCATCCGCGATGAACAACTGCAAGCCATGGGGTTTGTCGGCGAGCATTCGGAGATAGCATGGCTGTTCCGACTCAAACGCGACCTCAACCAAGCTAGCAGCTCGACACCCAACGACCCTCCCACCGATGCGccctcgatcatctccgtgAACTATTTCCAAGACGAATCGGACGTTTCTGTGCTTACCGATGTGGATCCTTTCGTCGGGCCGCCGTATGCCATTGCCAAACAGCTTATCGATCGCTATTTCGATAGAGCCCATCATGCCTTTCCGGTGATTGGGAAAAAGTTCTTTCTGAACCAGTGGAGAAGCGTCTATTCGAATCCGAAATTGCGGCCTTGGAAACCTTGGCTGGGTGTGATGAATATGGTGCTTGCCATTGCCAGCAGGCATCTACTACTCGTCGGTGATCCACCTCCGAGTGACCCTAATGAGCATGTGGTATACTTTTCCCGGGCATGGCGACTCAGCATGGGCAATACTGCATTGCTGGACCATCCCAACGTGACTAAGGTGCAGTTTGAAGGGCTAACAGCATTCTACCTGCTGTCCATCGGACAAGTCAATAG AGCATGGCGAATGATTGGCATTGCGATTCGATCGGCCGTTGCAATGGGTCTCCATCTTCGCAGCGAGACTGACAGTATTCCACACGAATCGAAAGAGACGGTGTATCGAGTTTGGTGGGCTCTTTTCATGTTGGACACAGTGCTGTGTGAGATGACGGGACGTCCTCCAAGTAAGATATTCAGCACCACGCCTCTCCCCACCCCTTTCAAAGAGGAGGACCTGAACGATGAGCATGTCGCGCGTTTTATTATGGACAAGGTAGTCCGGGATAACCTGGTGTTATTGCTTTTGTCCAGGGGTCAAGGGTTCTCCCCGAGCGAAAGCCTGGCAGATCGCATACATCGGTTGCGGTTAGGACTAAATGAGGAGGAACAAGGCGAACATGGCACAGATCTTTTGACCGAGACTCTCACAACCAACATCTCCCTGTACTTCTTGTACGCAGTGGACCTGGCTTTTCTCATGCGGGAGGCCATTGATAGGCTGTATgccccagcagcaaaccGACAATCATGGCTCGAGATCGAAGACACCATCTCTACACTCATCGCCAGGGCCGACGACTGGCACTCACGGTTGCCATTGGAGTTCCAGTTTACGATCATGGACACCGGCCAGCCCCTGGCGTGCCAGCGCATCAGTCTTGCCTTCCGCTTCTACACCACCAAGCTCATGATCTCCCAGCCCTGTCTCCACCGCTGCGTGGCTCATTCCCAAACCAAAGTCGATCCTCCCAGTGCCCGGTGCGACACCATAGCATCCATGTGCATTGAAATGGCAAGCCAAATGCTCGGGATTCTCCCCGACGAGCCAACTGTTCAAAATATGGCTCTCTTCTATGACTTTAGCCCCTGGTGGTGTGCTCTCCACTATGTAGTGCAATTAACGACGATCCTCTTGGTCAAGTTATCCCGCACTATGCCTGGAAACGAGGAATACACCAGCCTCGTGGATAAagtcaagaaggccgctcGGTGGATTCGCAAGATGTCCTTTAAAGACCCCTTTTCACAGCGAGCCTGGGTTGTCTGTGAGGAGCTAATTTCTCAGCTCGACCCGCGAATAGAGTTGGATGTTGACGCCGGAATTTAG